The segment GCTACTGATGTTTCGTGAAATATCACAACATGTCACATAAGGGAGGAACCAACGACATGAAAAAACTAACAAAAACATTAACCGCTCTGGCCGCCACCGGCTTTCTGACTTTCACCACCTCACAGGCCTTCGCAGCCGACCCGACCCCGCTGCAATTCCAGACACATCACAACGCCTCCTCATTGCAGGGCAAGGCACTGTTGCGGTTTGCCGACCTTGTCAAAGAATATTCCGACGGCACCGTGCAGGTCGAAATGCACACCAGTTCATCGGTCGTGAACTCGAACGAAGCCTTCGAAGCATCCAGCATGGGCATCATTGACGGTGACGCAACCGGTGCGGGCTATATCACCGGCAAAAACCCTGCCTTCCAGTTCTATGGCGACATCATGGGCGGCTACAGCACCCCGGAACAGCTCCTTGGCTGGTACAGGGATGGCGGTCTCGACCTCGCAAACGAGCTGTATCACAAATTCAACATGCATCTTGTCGGTGTCTTCATCGCAACCCCCAAATCATTAAGCTCAACCACCCCGCTTGCCGGGATCAATGATCTTAAGGGCTGGAAATTCCGCTCGCCTCCGGGCATGGAATCCGAAATTTTCCAGAAACTTGGCGCTGGCCCGGTTGTGATGCCGTTTGGCGAGGTGTTCACCGCCATGTCCACCGGCACGGTTTCGGGGGCGGATGCCTCCACACTCGCCGTGAACAAGAAACTCGGCCTCTATGACATCGCCAAATACGCGACCTATCCCGGCTTCCATTCCATGCCGATCGAACATATCGCCATTAATCTCGAAAAATGGAATGCGCTGGACGAGGCCCAGCAAAAGGCCATGCAGGACGCCATTGCAACGATTGCCCCGGAAGTCATCGCAGAATCAAACAAGCTTGATCAGGAAGCCGCCAAGGAACTGACCGAGGCCGGCGTCACCCTCGAAGACTGGAGCAACGAAGACCGTCTGGCATTCCGCAAGGCGGCACAGGAAGTATGGGCCGACTGGGCAACGCGGAGCCCCGAAGCCAAAGCAGCCTATGACGCACATATCGCCTACATGAAGAAAAACGGCATCCTCGACTAACCAGCAAGTCCGTCATTTTGATCCTCGGGGGTTTCCCCCGGGGGCTTTTCTGGAGGTCCGCGATGCAGGCAACCCCGAAACGCGTGCGCAGCTTTCAATTCGTCGTCGCACTATTTTCCCTTCTTCTTTTGATCATTGTCGGGGTGACTTTTTACGAAGTCATCGCACGCTACATATTCAAAACCCCGACAATCTGGGCCAATGAACTGGCCCTGTGGCTCTCGGCAATCCTGTTTCTGGCCGCGGGCCTCTATGCCATGCAAAGAGACCAGCATCTCAGAATTACCGTCCTCTATGACGCAAGCCCCGCATGGCTTCAGCGCATATTCGATCTCATCACGCTGGCCTGCTGCCTGACATTCTGTCTGGGCATTGCATGGTTCGGCGCGCCCAGCTCGTGGCAATCCCTGATGAATTGGGAACCGTTTGGCACGGCATGGAACCCGCCGATCCCGGCAACGGTCAAGCCGCTCATTGTTCTGACAACCGGTTTGATGGCGCTTTACGCAATCATCAACTGCGTCAAAAGGTTCCGTGGCATCCCCGCCGACACAGCAGAATCAGTCACGGAGGACAACCGTGTCGATTGAACTCATTTCCATTATCCTCGTCGGTGGCGTCTTTGCCCTGATGGCGCTGGGTGTTCCGCTGGCTTTCGCCGCCGGGTCGCTTGCCGTCCTCGTCAGCTATCTTAAATTCGGTCCGGCGGTCATCGCACTTGCCCATAAAACGGTTTACGGGCTTGCGACCGAATATTCGCTGCTGTCCGTACCGCTTTTCATTCTGATGGCAACCCTGCTGGAACGCTCCCGACTGGCTCAGGATCTATACGATGCCCTGTTCAAGGTTTTCGGGAATCTGAAGGGCGGCGTTGCGACCGTAACCCTGATCATTTCCGTTTTCATGGCCGCCATCAGCGGCATCATCGGCGGCGAAATCGTTCTGCTTGGTCTGATTGCCCTGCCACAGATGATGCGCCTGCAATATGACCGGAAACTCTCCATCGGGATCATCTGCGCGGGCGGGTCACTCGGCACAATGGTGCCGCCCTCGATTGTCCTGATCATTTACGGCCTGACCGCCGATGTCTCGGTGCAAAAGCTCTTTCTGGCGTCGTTCGTACCGGGCTTCGCGCTCGCCTTTGCCTACTTCGCCTATATCTACATTCGCTGCACGCTTAATCCGGCCCTGACCCCAAAGGCACCGGAAAAGACCGAGCCCTTCACAAAACAGGATTTCTTACGCGGCGTTCTGCCACTGCTTGTTCTGATCGGCATCGTTTTTGGCTGCATCTATGGTGGGGTGACCTCCATTACCGAGGCCGCGGGCATCGCGGTTGGCGTATCCATCCTCATCATCGCCCTGCGATCCGAACTGAACATAACCATGCTGTGGCAGGCCCTGACACGCACCCTGCAATCCTGCGGGATTATCCTGTGGGTGACGTTTGGCGCGGCATCGCTGATTGCGATTTACAATCTTTCGGGCGGCCAGCGTTTTGTCACCGGCATGATCACCGGTCTGGATATCGCGCCAGTTGTCACGATCATGCTGATGATGGCGATCTTCATCGTCCTTGGGCTGTTCATGGACTGGATCGGCATCCTGCTTCTGACCATTCCGATCTTTGTGCCGATCGTCACCCAGCTTGGCTATGACCCGGTATGGTTCGGGGTGCTTTTCTCGCTGACCATGCAGGTGGCATTCCTCTCACCACCTTTTGGCCCGGCCGCTTTCTATCTCAAAAGCGTCGCCCCGCCGGAAATCACCCTTCAGACGATTTTCGCGTCTCTCTGGCCTTTCATGCTCATTCAGATCGCCTTCCTGGCGCTGATGCTCACCTTCCCGTCCATCGCGCTATGGCTGCCGGAAATACTCAATTAATCTGAATTCGGATAAGAAAATGAAGATCACAGCAATCAAAACCTACCGCGTAGACGAATTTGCCAATGTCCTGTGGGTCCATGTCGAAACGGATGCGGGCATTACCGGCCTTGGCGAAACCTTCTATGGTGCCGGTGCGGTCGAAGCACACATTCACGATACACTGGCCGGGCGCCTGATCGGGCAGAACCCCCTTCACATCGAAGCCCTGCACAAGGAAATGGTCAACCTGCCGATGGCACAGTCATCGACGGGCGCGGAATATCGTGCGGCATCCGCCATCGACATTGCCCTTTGGGACATCTTTGGCAAGGTCTGCGACCAGCCCGTCCATCAGATGCTGGGCGGTTTGTGCTGGGATAAAATCCGGATTTACAACACCTGTGCCGGATATCGTTATGTCCGCACCAACAATATCAAACCCGTATCGAACTGGAACCTTGGCGAACCGGAAGGCCCCTATGAGGATCTGGACGGTTTCATGAACCGCCCGGCCCAACTGGCCGAAAACCTTCTGGAATCCGGCATCACGGCCATGAAAATCTGGCCATTTGATCCGATGGCGGCCGAAACACGCGGTCAGTACATCACCGCCGAACAGATGAAAAAGGCGATCCGTCCCTTCGAAGAAATCCGCAAGGCCGTGGGCGACAGAATGGAAATCATGGTGGAATTCCATTCCCAATGGAACCTGCCGACCGCCAAGAAGATCGCCCGCGAACTCGAACAGTTCAGCCCGACCTGGTACGAAGACCCGATCCGCATGAACTCGCCACAGGCTCTGGCAGAATTTGCCGCATCCACCGATGTCTGGACCTGCGCCAGTGAAACACTGGGATCACGCTGGCCCTACAAGGATATGCTCGACCGCGATGCAACCCATGTGGTCATGGTGGACCTGTGCTGGACCGGCGGCCTTACCGAAGGCAAGAAAATCGCCGCCCTGGCCGAAACATGGCATCGCCCGTTTGCCCCGCATGACTGCATCGGGCCGGTTGGTTTTGCCGCCGCCATTCACATGTCGTTCAGCCAGCCAAACACCCTCATCCAGGAAAGTGTCCGCGCCTTCTACAAGGGTTGGTACAATGAACTGGTGACCGCTGTTCCGAAAATCGAAAACGGTTATGTCTATCCGATGGAAGGCCCCGGCCTTGGCGTCGAATTGCAGAAAACCTTCTTTGATCGCAGCGACCTGACCGTCCGCGAAAGCAAAGCCTGAAAATAAAAGCCCGTTGGAGGAAACATGTCTCTCGAACTTTTCTCGCTCGCCGGTAAAACAGCCCTCATAACCGGCTCTTCCCGCGGTCTTGGTCGCGCCTTTGCCGAAGGTCTGGCTGCGGCCGGGGCTACCGTCATCCTGAACGGCACCAATTCCGAACGGCTTTCGCAGGCCTGCAAGGAAATGTCTGATGCCGGCATGAAAGTCGATATGTCCCTATTTGACGTCACCGACGAAGCCGCAATCAGAGCCGCCTTTGACCGCTTTGATGCGGCCGGTATGCAAATCGACATCTTGATCAATAACGCCGGTATCCAGTTCCGCAAACCCATGCTGGAACTCGACACCGCCGACTGGCAGCGCGTGATTGATACCAATCTGACATCCGCCTTCATGATTGGCCGCGAAGCCGCCAAACGCATGGTCAAACGCGGGCATGGCAAAATCGTCAATATCGGATCGCTGACAAGCGAACTGGCGCGTGCCACCGTCGCCCCCTACACCGTCGCCAAGGGCGGCATCAAAATGCTGACCAAGGCCATGGCAGCCGAATGGGGCGAACACGGCCTTCAGGCCAACGCGATTGGTCCGGGCTACATGCTCACCGACATGAACGCGGCCCTGACATCCAACCCGGAATTTGACGTCTGGGTCAAGGCACGCACCCCCGCCCGGCGCTGGGGCCGGCCTGACGAACTGATCGGCACGGCGATTTATCTCTGCTCGGATGCGTCCAACTATGTGAACGGTCAGATCATCTATGCCGATGGCGGCATGATTTCCGTTCTTTAAGGTGATCTTACATGTACTCTGTTGTCATACATTCACCCCACGACCTGCGTGTCGATCAGATCGACCAGCCCGGCGCACCGGAACCGGGCACGATAACCGTTCAGATCGACAAGGGCGGCATTTGCGGCTCGGACCTGCACTACTATCATAACGGCGGTTTTGGCACGGTTAAAATCCGCGAACCGATGATTTTGGGGCATGAAGTCGCCGGTACGATCATTGCCGTTGGCCAAAACGTGACCGGCCTTGCCGTTAATGACAAGGTCGCGGTCAATCCTTCCATGCCATGCAACCAATGCCAGTATTGCCGCGCGAACATGCGCAACCAATGCACCGACATGCGCTTCTTTGGCAGCGCAATGCGCTTTCCCCATCAACAGGGCCTGTTCCGCCAACAGATCAACCTGCCCGCCGAACAACTGGTCAAGCTGTCCCCGGACATCAATATGGAACACGCCGCCTGCAGCGAACCCTTGGCCGTCTGCCTGCATGCCGTGCGTCAGGCCGGGGCGCTGTCGGGGAAAAAAGTCCTCGTTTCCGGTTGCGGTCCCATCGGCTGCCTGACCATTCTGGCCGCCGCCCATTCCGGGGCGCACTGGATTACCGCGACCGATCTGTCAAAGGCCGCCCTGGATGTTGCGGCAAAGGCAGGTGCCAATAGCTGTATCGATGTCGCCCGCAATGCCGATGCCTTCAAAACGCTCGGCATGAACAAGGGCACGCAGGATGTGGTCTTTGAATGCTCCGGCAGTCCGCAGGCGCTTGCCAATGCATTCGATGCGGTCAAACCGGGT is part of the Thalassospira lucentensis genome and harbors:
- a CDS encoding SDR family oxidoreductase codes for the protein MSLELFSLAGKTALITGSSRGLGRAFAEGLAAAGATVILNGTNSERLSQACKEMSDAGMKVDMSLFDVTDEAAIRAAFDRFDAAGMQIDILINNAGIQFRKPMLELDTADWQRVIDTNLTSAFMIGREAAKRMVKRGHGKIVNIGSLTSELARATVAPYTVAKGGIKMLTKAMAAEWGEHGLQANAIGPGYMLTDMNAALTSNPEFDVWVKARTPARRWGRPDELIGTAIYLCSDASNYVNGQIIYADGGMISVL
- a CDS encoding TRAP transporter large permease subunit gives rise to the protein MSIELISIILVGGVFALMALGVPLAFAAGSLAVLVSYLKFGPAVIALAHKTVYGLATEYSLLSVPLFILMATLLERSRLAQDLYDALFKVFGNLKGGVATVTLIISVFMAAISGIIGGEIVLLGLIALPQMMRLQYDRKLSIGIICAGGSLGTMVPPSIVLIIYGLTADVSVQKLFLASFVPGFALAFAYFAYIYIRCTLNPALTPKAPEKTEPFTKQDFLRGVLPLLVLIGIVFGCIYGGVTSITEAAGIAVGVSILIIALRSELNITMLWQALTRTLQSCGIILWVTFGAASLIAIYNLSGGQRFVTGMITGLDIAPVVTIMLMMAIFIVLGLFMDWIGILLLTIPIFVPIVTQLGYDPVWFGVLFSLTMQVAFLSPPFGPAAFYLKSVAPPEITLQTIFASLWPFMLIQIAFLALMLTFPSIALWLPEILN
- a CDS encoding L-idonate 5-dehydrogenase, translated to MYSVVIHSPHDLRVDQIDQPGAPEPGTITVQIDKGGICGSDLHYYHNGGFGTVKIREPMILGHEVAGTIIAVGQNVTGLAVNDKVAVNPSMPCNQCQYCRANMRNQCTDMRFFGSAMRFPHQQGLFRQQINLPAEQLVKLSPDINMEHAACSEPLAVCLHAVRQAGALSGKKVLVSGCGPIGCLTILAAAHSGAHWITATDLSKAALDVAAKAGANSCIDVARNADAFKTLGMNKGTQDVVFECSGSPQALANAFDAVKPGGTIITVGLGGNGELPLSLAVTKEVRMIGSFRFDAEFAQAAELIDRKVIDVSPIISSVLSFRDAKTAFDLASDRSQSMKVQLDFG
- a CDS encoding TRAP transporter small permease subunit produces the protein MQATPKRVRSFQFVVALFSLLLLIIVGVTFYEVIARYIFKTPTIWANELALWLSAILFLAAGLYAMQRDQHLRITVLYDASPAWLQRIFDLITLACCLTFCLGIAWFGAPSSWQSLMNWEPFGTAWNPPIPATVKPLIVLTTGLMALYAIINCVKRFRGIPADTAESVTEDNRVD
- a CDS encoding TRAP transporter substrate-binding protein — encoded protein: MKKLTKTLTALAATGFLTFTTSQAFAADPTPLQFQTHHNASSLQGKALLRFADLVKEYSDGTVQVEMHTSSSVVNSNEAFEASSMGIIDGDATGAGYITGKNPAFQFYGDIMGGYSTPEQLLGWYRDGGLDLANELYHKFNMHLVGVFIATPKSLSSTTPLAGINDLKGWKFRSPPGMESEIFQKLGAGPVVMPFGEVFTAMSTGTVSGADASTLAVNKKLGLYDIAKYATYPGFHSMPIEHIAINLEKWNALDEAQQKAMQDAIATIAPEVIAESNKLDQEAAKELTEAGVTLEDWSNEDRLAFRKAAQEVWADWATRSPEAKAAYDAHIAYMKKNGILD
- a CDS encoding mandelate racemase/muconate lactonizing enzyme family protein, giving the protein MKITAIKTYRVDEFANVLWVHVETDAGITGLGETFYGAGAVEAHIHDTLAGRLIGQNPLHIEALHKEMVNLPMAQSSTGAEYRAASAIDIALWDIFGKVCDQPVHQMLGGLCWDKIRIYNTCAGYRYVRTNNIKPVSNWNLGEPEGPYEDLDGFMNRPAQLAENLLESGITAMKIWPFDPMAAETRGQYITAEQMKKAIRPFEEIRKAVGDRMEIMVEFHSQWNLPTAKKIARELEQFSPTWYEDPIRMNSPQALAEFAASTDVWTCASETLGSRWPYKDMLDRDATHVVMVDLCWTGGLTEGKKIAALAETWHRPFAPHDCIGPVGFAAAIHMSFSQPNTLIQESVRAFYKGWYNELVTAVPKIENGYVYPMEGPGLGVELQKTFFDRSDLTVRESKA